GGGAGTTTTACCGCTGGCTGATATGCCAAAGACCATGTCCTTTGAACCGATAGCTCTATTTCTTATCTCCCTTTTTGCTGATTCCATGTCATCCTCTGCGCCCTCAACTGCTGCCACCAGAGCCCTCTGGCCTCCGGCGAGGATGGCCTGAATTTTTTCCCCGCTTATACCAAATGTTGGAGGGGTCTCCACTGCATCAAGAAAGCCAAGCCTGCCGCTCGTTCCAGCGCCAACATAAAAGAGCCTTCCACCAGCTTTAAAGGTATCAACAGCAGAGTTTATTGCCCTTTCAATAGACTTTTTCTCTTTGAGAATACCCTTTAATCCCTTGAGCTCCTCGCCTACCATAAGCTCAATAATATCTGCTGTGGGGCGGATGTCTAAATCTCGTGAGCGGGGGTTTCTACCCTCAGTAATCTTCAATTGTTTCTCCACGCTGATGCTTAATTCGTTAATTGCCTAATCATAGCATAAAATTTACCACGAATTTCGGTTTATTGATTTTAGTTTCACTGTCGTGTATATTTTTAATGTATAGAAATTAATATCTTTTATTTTCTTCTCTGTGTTCTCTGTGGCTTAAATTAAGTTTTTATTCTTTATGGATATGAAGAAACTCATAGAGGACTCTAAGAAATACATAATGAATACCTATGACCGCTACCCTGTTGTCCTTAGAAAAGGCAGGGGCATGAAGGTGTGGAGTTATGACGATAAAGAATACCTTGATTTTGTCGCAGGTATTGCCGTGAACTGTCTGGGTCATTGCCATCCAAAAATTGTTGTTGCAGTCCAGAAGCAGGCCCAGAGGCTTTTGCATGCATCAAACCTCTATCACATCGAGCCACAGGTAAAACTTGCACAACTCCTCGTAGAGCATTCATTTGCAGACAGGGTATTTTTTTGCAACTCAGGGGCCGAGGCCAATGAGGCTGCGATAAAGCTTTCCAGAAAGTATGCGAAAGAACACATGGGGCCGGAGAGATTTGAGATTATAACTGCTCACGGCTCTTTCCACGGCAGGACCCTTGCAACCCTCAGTGCTACAGGGCAGGAGAGATTTCATAAGGGATTTGAGCCCCTTGTGCCTGGTTTTATACATGTCCCTTTCAACGATACAGGCGCCATTAAGAATGCCATTACAAAACATACATGCGCTGTCATGCTTGAGCCTATTCAGGGAGAGATCGGCGTGAAGATGCCCAGTGAAGGCTACTTTAAAGAGGTCAGGCAGTTATGCGATGAACATGGCCTTTTACTAATACTCGACGAAGTTCAGACTGGCATGGGCAGGACAGGTAAGCTCTTTGCTTACGAACATTTTGGAATCACACCTGATATTATGACCCTCGCAAAGGCCCTTGGAGGTGGAGTGGCTATAGGTGCAATGCTTGCCAGGGAGGCTGTTGCCGCTTCTTTTCAACCTGGCTCGCATGCATCGACTTTTGGCGGCAACCCTCTTGCGTGTGCGGCTGCCATTGTCACTATTGAAACAATCCTTGAAGACGGCTTTATCCTCGATAACTGCAGACGTATGGGGGATTACCTGAGAAATGGGCTTGAGGGTCTCAAGAAAGAATTCCCTTCAATAATTGCAGATATACGGGGTAAGGGCCTTATCATTGGCATGGAACTTACAAGAGAATGCAAGACTATAACCACCGCGTGTATGGAAAGAGGTGTCCTTGTAAACTGTACTGGAGGGAATGTCCTCCGCTTTATCCCTCCCTTGATAGTTACAGAAAAAGAGATAAACCACCTCCTCGATGTCCTTGAGGCGGTCTTTGGAGGGCTTTCATAGGAAAATGAAAAGGGATTTTTTAACATTATGGGATTTATCAACAGGGGAGATAAATACCATTCTTAAGAGGGCATCTGAGTTTAAATCAGGTAAAGACGCAACCACCTGCCCTTTAATTGGAAAAAGCATCGGGCTTTTATTTGAAAAGGCATCCACGAGGACAAGGATTTCCTTCCAAGTGGGCATCTATCAGCTCGGAGCCCAGGCTATATACCTAAACCCAAAAGAGATACAGCTTGGAAGGGGAGAGACCATAGAGGATACAGCCAGAGTGCTTTCGAGGTATTTACACGGTATTGTAATCAGAACCTTTGCCCATAAGACTATAGAGGAGTTTGCAAAAAATGCATCAATACCTGTAATTAATGGCCTTACTGACCTGCATCATCCGTGTCAGGCCCTTGCAGATATCTTAACTATAATGGAGCAGAAAAGTCGCTTAAAAGGCATACGCCTGTGCTACATAGGTGATGGAAATAATGTTGCCAACTCCCTTATTGAGGCAGCATCGAGGACAGGCATGGATATTGTGCTTTCCTGCCCGAAGGGCTACAAACCTGACGCAGAGATTTTAGAAAGAGCCCGCAGAGAATCAAAAAATAACATTCAACTCATAGACGACCCCCTGGAGGCAGCCTCAGCCGCAGATGTGCTTTATACAGATGTATGGGTCAGCATGGGCCAGGAGGAAGAGACTAAAAAGAGGAGAAAAGTTTTTAAACAGTATCAGATTAATAAGAAGCTTCTATCCCGTGCCAGGCCTGATGCCATAGTAATGCACTGCCTGCCTGCCCACCGTGGAGAAGAGATTACGGATGAAGTCATTGACGGGCCACATAGCCTGGTCTTTGACCAGGCAGAAAACAGGCTCCACACCCAGAAGGCACTCCTCGAGATGCTGATAAAATAAAAACCAAAAATAGAAATTCTTTACCTACCTTTTTCAGTGCCGCCCAGGCACTGACGGAGCCTTTCATTTACTTCCTTATATTTATTCTCAAGTATGGAATAGAAGCGGGCATTGTCAATTGCTGTTGATGCCTGTTCTGCCACTATGGAAAAGAAATGCACATCAGCCTCTTTAAACGCATCGGCCCTGGTGCTTGCAATGAACAGGATGCCATAGTTCCTCCCCCGACTGTTTAAGGGCATATCGAGGAATGAACCCACATGAGATGGTTCCTTTAATATTAAAGGTGAAAGCCCGCCTTCAAAGGAAATTGTTAAATCATCAGGGTTCAGCGCTTGTTTATTGAGGGCATACGTGAGCTCACACAGGTGGGTTTTCACTTCAGCGATTAAAGTGTCAGTTACAGGTTCTACAGGAACAATCTTTATGTTTTTATCTTCTATGAACAGGATTGCAAAGAGAGCAAAGTCCATGTGCCGCCTGAAAAGCTCAAGCATAGTCCTGTAAATCTCTTTTTCATCGAGAGAGCCTCCAATGGCCTTTGATATTGCATTGGCGAGGTCTACTTCTATGAGTTGTTGTTTCTGTGTATTTGAAAATTCCATCCTCTCTATCACCATTGCTGCAACTGTTGCCACAACTGTGAGGAGTTCCTTGTCCCTGTCCGTGAAAACGCCGTCAATACGGTTGTTGAGGCTTATTACGCCGAGAACTCTGCTCCCTATGATAATAGGAGCAACAATAGAGTCCTTTATTGTCCTGCTTTTTTCCTTCATGGAAGTAAATCTTGGGTCAGTATTGTCACCGATTATGAGAAGAGGTTCGAGCTCCTTAGCCACCCACCCGGCAATACCCTCGCCGTATTTGATTTTGGCCTTCTCTATTATTTCTGACTTGAGGCCCTCTGCGCTCTTTATCTCAAGTTCCTCCTTACCCCTGTTAAAAAGCATCACTGAGCCGCCCTCAGCCTTGAAAGTTTTAAGGCACACATTTAAAATCTGCCTGAAGAGATTTTCAGGCTCAATGATTGTCCCGAACTCGTTAATTGCATCAAGGAAAATGCTAATGGCAGGATTCTCTTTTAACAACTTTTTGACATGAGGAATTATCGGATTATTTAGCATGGCTAAAAATATAGCACATTCCTTCTGTCGATACTACCGAGGTTTATGGTAAATTTTTAAAAAATGTTTGTCTTTGAGTATCAAAATATTGAGAATACCCTTTATGTGTGATAATATCTGATGCCATGAAAAGGGATTTTCTGAGGGTCATTGATTTTACTGTTGATGAGCTGGAATCCATTCTTCAGAAGGCCGCTGACTTTAAGAACTCTTTTGACCCTGGATACAGCGCCCTTATCGGCAAAAATATCGGCCTCTTATTCGAAAAGCCTCCTACAAAGATGGCCGCATCTTTTGAGGCGGGTATAAATCACCTCTGGGGGAGACCTGTTTACATTGACTCAAAGACTATATTCCAGGGTAAAGGGTCTCTCCTTGAGTCGGCAAAAGTCCTCTCAAGATATATTAATTGCATGATAATGAGCGCAATTTCTCACAGCACTGTAGAGGAATTTGCGAGACATGCATCTATACCTGTGATTAACGCAAATACTGACCTGCATCATCCGTGTCAGGCCCTCGCAGACCTCTTAACTATTTTTGAGAAAAAGGGTAGATTCTCTCTGAGGCTTGCATACATAGGCGAAGGAAATAATATTGCACATTCCCTGATTGAAGGGGCTGCGAGGGTCGGGATGGATATTTCCCTCGCATGTCCTGCGGGTCACGAACCTTTTTATGAAATTATCCAGGAGGCGCGGAGAGAAGGAAGAAGTTTGATAGAGGTTGTAAGGGAGCCATCTGCTGCTGCAAAAGATGCAGATGTCCTTTACACATCTGTTATGTCAAAACCCTATGGAAAAAATCTTTACCAGATAAACAGTTCCCTTCTAAAATTGGCCAGGCCTGATGCCATAGTAATGCACTGCCTGCCTGCCCACCGTGGAGAAGAGATTACGGACGAAGTCATTGATGGGCCACATAGTGTGGTCTTTGATCAGGCAGAAAACAGGCTCCACGCTCAGAAGGCCCTCCTTGAGATGCTGATAAAATAAAGAAAAAGCTTCAAATCTGCTATAATTAGTAAAAATGATAAATACCCTCTCAATTATCCCACTCGGCGGTGTTGAGGAAATAGGTCTTAACAGTACTGTTCTTGAATACGGCGATGATATTATTGTAATCGACGCAGGTCTTATGTTCCCTGAAGAGGAGATGCTTGGCGTTGACTTTGTCATCCCTGATTTTACCTATCTCATTGAGAACAAGGAAAAGGTAAAAGCTATTATTCTTACCCACGGGCATGAAGACCACACAGGCGCCCTTCCATTTTTCCTCAGGGAATTAAAGGTTCCAATCTATGGGACCCCTCTTACCCTCGGGCTTGTAAAAGATAAACTAAGAGAACATAAACTTTTCGATGTTGAGCTTATTGCGGTCAAGCCGAGAGACGTTGTTGCCCTCGGGGCTTTTGAAATAGAATTCATCAGGGTTACACACAGCATCGTTGACGGCGTTGGTCTTGGAATAATTACGCCCCTCGGAAGGGTTGTACATACAGGTGATTTCAAGCTTGACCCAACTCCTGTTGATGGGCAGCTCATGGATTTTCATAAGTTCTCTGAATATGGAGAGACAGGCACCCTCGTACTCCTCTCAGATAGCACCAATGCTGAAAAGGGTGGTTACACATTCTCTGAAAAAGAGGTGAGAAGGGCTTTTGAAGAGATATTCTCCACAGCCCCTGGCAGAATAATAATAGCCACTTTTGCCTCAAATATACATCGTATACAGCAGGTCATTGATGTGGCAATGCTCTTTAACAGAAAGGTCGCCATTTCAGGTAAGAGCATTGTCGCTAATGCCCAGATTGCCCTTGATCTTGGCTATTTATCTATCCCGCCTAAAACCTGGCTGAGAATCGATGAGCTCGACAGTCTCCCTGACAAAGAAGTGGTCATCCTGACAACCGGAAGCCAGGGAGAGCCGATGAGCGTGCTTTCCAGAGTAGCCACGGATGAACACAAGCATATAAAAATCAAAGAAGGTGATACAGTAATCCTTTCTGCAAAGATGATTCCAGGCAATGAACGTTCCATAGGCAGGATCGTCAACCACCTTTTCAGGCGCGGTGCAAATGTGATTTATGAAAAAGTCTCCGAAGTTCATGTATCAGGCCATGCAAGCAAAGAGGAACTCAAGTTAATGTTGAATCTTGTCAAGCCAAAGTACTTCATTCCTGTGCATGGCGAATACCGCCATCTCGTATACCATTCAAAGCTTGCAGAGAAATCAGGCATACC
This is a stretch of genomic DNA from Nitrospirota bacterium. It encodes these proteins:
- the argF gene encoding ornithine carbamoyltransferase is translated as MKRDFLRVIDFTVDELESILQKAADFKNSFDPGYSALIGKNIGLLFEKPPTKMAASFEAGINHLWGRPVYIDSKTIFQGKGSLLESAKVLSRYINCMIMSAISHSTVEEFARHASIPVINANTDLHHPCQALADLLTIFEKKGRFSLRLAYIGEGNNIAHSLIEGAARVGMDISLACPAGHEPFYEIIQEARREGRSLIEVVREPSAAAKDADVLYTSVMSKPYGKNLYQINSSLLKLARPDAIVMHCLPAHRGEEITDEVIDGPHSVVFDQAENRLHAQKALLEMLIK
- a CDS encoding acetylornithine transaminase encodes the protein MDMKKLIEDSKKYIMNTYDRYPVVLRKGRGMKVWSYDDKEYLDFVAGIAVNCLGHCHPKIVVAVQKQAQRLLHASNLYHIEPQVKLAQLLVEHSFADRVFFCNSGAEANEAAIKLSRKYAKEHMGPERFEIITAHGSFHGRTLATLSATGQERFHKGFEPLVPGFIHVPFNDTGAIKNAITKHTCAVMLEPIQGEIGVKMPSEGYFKEVRQLCDEHGLLLILDEVQTGMGRTGKLFAYEHFGITPDIMTLAKALGGGVAIGAMLAREAVAASFQPGSHASTFGGNPLACAAAIVTIETILEDGFILDNCRRMGDYLRNGLEGLKKEFPSIIADIRGKGLIIGMELTRECKTITTACMERGVLVNCTGGNVLRFIPPLIVTEKEINHLLDVLEAVFGGLS
- a CDS encoding GAF domain-containing protein; this encodes MLNNPIIPHVKKLLKENPAISIFLDAINEFGTIIEPENLFRQILNVCLKTFKAEGGSVMLFNRGKEELEIKSAEGLKSEIIEKAKIKYGEGIAGWVAKELEPLLIIGDNTDPRFTSMKEKSRTIKDSIVAPIIIGSRVLGVISLNNRIDGVFTDRDKELLTVVATVAAMVIERMEFSNTQKQQLIEVDLANAISKAIGGSLDEKEIYRTMLELFRRHMDFALFAILFIEDKNIKIVPVEPVTDTLIAEVKTHLCELTYALNKQALNPDDLTISFEGGLSPLILKEPSHVGSFLDMPLNSRGRNYGILFIASTRADAFKEADVHFFSIVAEQASTAIDNARFYSILENKYKEVNERLRQCLGGTEKGR
- a CDS encoding ribonuclease J, with the protein product MINTLSIIPLGGVEEIGLNSTVLEYGDDIIVIDAGLMFPEEEMLGVDFVIPDFTYLIENKEKVKAIILTHGHEDHTGALPFFLRELKVPIYGTPLTLGLVKDKLREHKLFDVELIAVKPRDVVALGAFEIEFIRVTHSIVDGVGLGIITPLGRVVHTGDFKLDPTPVDGQLMDFHKFSEYGETGTLVLLSDSTNAEKGGYTFSEKEVRRAFEEIFSTAPGRIIIATFASNIHRIQQVIDVAMLFNRKVAISGKSIVANAQIALDLGYLSIPPKTWLRIDELDSLPDKEVVILTTGSQGEPMSVLSRVATDEHKHIKIKEGDTVILSAKMIPGNERSIGRIVNHLFRRGANVIYEKVSEVHVSGHASKEELKLMLNLVKPKYFIPVHGEYRHLVYHSKLAEKSGIPRGNIFILNNGDIVEFTAEGVSKNGRITSGRVFIDGKGVGDVKDMVLRDRLRLAHDGIVLILIGIEKLTGRVLSGPEIISRGFIFEDVSQELFEEVKALVDDTIKSMGQEVRTDISLVQVKLRTTLRKFLLNRMDRRPMILPVVIEV
- the argF gene encoding ornithine carbamoyltransferase, whose protein sequence is MSLRRSLEGFHRKMKRDFLTLWDLSTGEINTILKRASEFKSGKDATTCPLIGKSIGLLFEKASTRTRISFQVGIYQLGAQAIYLNPKEIQLGRGETIEDTARVLSRYLHGIVIRTFAHKTIEEFAKNASIPVINGLTDLHHPCQALADILTIMEQKSRLKGIRLCYIGDGNNVANSLIEAASRTGMDIVLSCPKGYKPDAEILERARRESKNNIQLIDDPLEAASAADVLYTDVWVSMGQEEETKKRRKVFKQYQINKKLLSRARPDAIVMHCLPAHRGEEITDEVIDGPHSLVFDQAENRLHTQKALLEMLIK